Proteins encoded together in one Colius striatus isolate bColStr4 chromosome 3, bColStr4.1.hap1, whole genome shotgun sequence window:
- the POLR3E gene encoding DNA-directed RNA polymerase III subunit RPC5 isoform X1 produces the protein MANEEDDPIIQEIDVFLARSLLEKLYLFQYPIRPASMTYDDVTHLSAKIKPKQQKVELEMAIDTLNPNYCRSKGEQIALNVDGTCTDETSTYSSKLMDKQTFCSSQAASNVSRYAAAVYKKGELHLTPLHGILQLRPSFTYLDKADAKHREREAANEGGDSSQDEAEDDVKQITVRFSRPETEQARQRRVQSYEFLQKRQAEEHWVHLHYYGLKDSRSEHERQYLFSQGHGLAENTELIKSPSEYLMMLMPPSVEEENDKPVAPSNVLSMAQLRTLPLADQIKILMKNVKVMPFANLMSLLGSGTDSTAVLRCIQQVAMLVQGNWVVKSDVLYPKDTSSPHSGVPAEVLCRGRDFVMWKFTQDRWVVRKEVAAVTKLCPEDVKDFLEHMSVARINKGWEFMLPYDEDFVKKHPDIVQRQHMLWMGIQAKLEKVYNLLKEHLTPKKQETQSAHPSLVSGEQRVNMAKAKVKQNYGQLEKEFQKQKAEMKSNDTSAKVDVSNIRIKEEPVSDEEPMDTSAYEGMNNGIANGLHAEEDSRDSLNGHLPGGCIDLVAQELKEFVSSTFKKQFVLTLSELKRLFNLHLAGLPPGHTLFSGISDKMLQDMVLDTGCKQILVPFPPQTAASPDELKVYALWEAGDTYDQHRQVLLEIFSKNYRVRRNVIQSQLSQECGEDLNKQEVDRVLKDCCVSYGGMWYLKGTVQS, from the exons ATGGCAAATGAAGAAGATGATCCAATTATACAAGAG aTTGACGTGTTCCTGGCCAGAAGTCTGCTGGAGAAGCTGTATCTGTTTCAG TATCCCATTCGTCCAGCTTCCATGACATATGATGATGTTACACATTTATCAGCGAAGATAAAACCAAAGCAGCAAAAG GTTGAACTTGAAATGGCCATTGATACTTTGAATCCAAACTACTGTCGCAGCAAGGGAGAACAGATTGCTCTCAATGTCGATGGCACGTGTACAGATGAAACAAGTACCTATTCCTC GAAGCTGATGGACAAGCAAACTTTCTGCTCATCCCAAGCTGCGAGTAACGTTTCCCGCTATGCAGCTGCTGTTTATAAAAAAG GTGAACTTCACTTGACTCCACTACATGGAATTCTTCAGCTGAGGCCAAGCTTCACCTACTTGGACAAGGCTGATGCAAAACACCGAGAAAGAGAAGCTGCTAATGAAG GTGGTGATTCATCCCAGGATGAAGCTGAAGATGATGTTAAGCAAATTACT GTAAGATTCTCCCGCCCTGAGACTGAACAAGCTCGCCAACGCCGTGTTCAGTCCTATGAGTTCCTGCAGAAAAGACAAGCAGAAGAGCACTGGGTTCACCTGCATTATTATGGCTTGAAG GACAGCCGTTCTGAACATGAGCGCCAGTATTTATTTAGTCAAGGTCACGGCCTTGCTGAAAACACAGAGTTAATTAAATCTCCCAG tGAATATTTAATGATGCTGATGCCTCCAAGTGTAGAGGAAGAGAA TGACAAACCAGTGGCTCCAAGCAATGTGCTTTCTATGGCCCAGCTGAGAACTTTGCCCCTTGCTGACCAGATTAAGATCCTGATGAAGAATG TGAAGGTCATGCCGTTTGCAAATCTGATGAGCTTGCTGGGCTCTGGGACCGACTCTACGGCAGTTCTCCGCTGCATACAGCAGGTGGCAATGCTGGTTCAGGGAAACTGGGTGGTGAAGAG TGATGTCCTCTACCCAAAAGATACTTCTAGTCCACATAGTGGAGTCCCTGCAGAGGTGCTCTGTAGAGGGAGAGACTTTGTT ATGTGGAAGTTCACACAGGACCGCTGGGTTGTGAGAAAGGAAGTGGCAGCAGTAACAAAa ctttgCCCAGAAGATGTGAAAGACTTCCTAGAGCACATGTCTGTGGCAAGAATAAACAAAGGTTGGGAGTTCATGCTCCCTTATGATGAAGACTTTGTTAAGAAGCACCCAGACATAGTTCAGAGGCAACATATGCTATGGATGGGCATCCAGGCCAA ATTAGAAAAGGTATATAATCTCTTAAAGGAGCACTTGACACCAAAGAAACAAGAGACACAATCAG CTCATCCATCGCTAGTTTCTGGGGAGCAAAGGGTCAACATGGCTAAAGCAAAAGTCAAGCAGAACTATGGGCAGCTGGAGAAGGAGTTCCAGAAGCAAAAGGCAGAGATGAAATCCAATGACACCTCAGCCAAGGTGGATGTTTCCAATATCCGCATTAAAGAGGAGCCTGTGAGTGACGAGGAGCCGATGGACACCTCTGCTTACGAGGGCATGAACAACGGCATTGCCAACGGCCTCCATGCAGAGGAGGACTCCAGGGACTCTTTGAATGGCCACTTGCCTGGAGGCTGCATTGACCTGGTAGCCCAGGAACTGAAGGAGTTTGTGTCCTCAACATTTAAGAAACAATTTGTACTCACCCTGAGTGAGCTGAAACGGTTATTTAACCTTCACTTAGCTGGCCTGCCTCCAGGACACACGTTGTTCAGTGGCATTTCGGACAAAATGTTACAGGACATGGTGTTGGACACTGGCTGCAAACAGATTTTGGTGCCT TTTCCTCCACAGACTGCTGCTTCACCAGATGAGCTAAAGGTCTATGCACTTTGGGAAGCTGGTGACACTTATGATCAg caccGGCAAGTTTTGCTTGAAATCTTCTCAAAAAACTACCGAGTGCGCAGGAATGTCATCCAGAGCCAGCTGAGTCAGGAGTGTGGAGAAGATCTAAACAAGCAGGAGGTGGATAGAGTGTTAAAG gACTGCTGTGTGAGCTACGGCGGGATGTGGTATCTTAAGGGGACGGTGCAGTCTTGA
- the POLR3E gene encoding DNA-directed RNA polymerase III subunit RPC5 isoform X2 encodes MANEEDDPIIQEIDVFLARSLLEKLYLFQYPIRPASMTYDDVTHLSAKIKPKQQKVELEMAIDTLNPNYCRSKGEQIALNVDGTCTDETSTYSSKLMDKQTFCSSQAASNVSRYAAAVYKKGELHLTPLHGILQLRPSFTYLDKADAKHREREAANEGGDSSQDEAEDDVKQITVRFSRPETEQARQRRVQSYEFLQKRQAEEHWVHLHYYGLKDSRSEHERQYLFSQGHGLAENTELIKSPSEYLMMLMPPSVEEENDKPVAPSNVLSMAQLRTLPLADQIKILMKNVKVMPFANLMSLLGSGTDSTAVLRCIQQVAMLVQGNWVVKSDVLYPKDTSSPHSGVPAEVLCRGRDFVMWKFTQDRWVVRKEVAAVTKLCPEDVKDFLEHMSVARINKGWEFMLPYDEDFVKKHPDIVQRQHMLWMGIQAKLEKVYNLLKEHLTPKKQETQSAHPSLVSGEQRVNMAKAKVKQNYGQLEKEFQKQKAEMKSNDTSAKVDVSNIRIKEEPVSDEEPMDTSAYEGMNNGIANGLHAEEDSRDSLNGHLPGGCIDLVAQELKEFVSSTFKKQFVLTLSELKRLFNLHLAGLPPGHTLFSGISDKMLQDMVLDTGCKQILVPPVVLSFLHRLLLHQMS; translated from the exons ATGGCAAATGAAGAAGATGATCCAATTATACAAGAG aTTGACGTGTTCCTGGCCAGAAGTCTGCTGGAGAAGCTGTATCTGTTTCAG TATCCCATTCGTCCAGCTTCCATGACATATGATGATGTTACACATTTATCAGCGAAGATAAAACCAAAGCAGCAAAAG GTTGAACTTGAAATGGCCATTGATACTTTGAATCCAAACTACTGTCGCAGCAAGGGAGAACAGATTGCTCTCAATGTCGATGGCACGTGTACAGATGAAACAAGTACCTATTCCTC GAAGCTGATGGACAAGCAAACTTTCTGCTCATCCCAAGCTGCGAGTAACGTTTCCCGCTATGCAGCTGCTGTTTATAAAAAAG GTGAACTTCACTTGACTCCACTACATGGAATTCTTCAGCTGAGGCCAAGCTTCACCTACTTGGACAAGGCTGATGCAAAACACCGAGAAAGAGAAGCTGCTAATGAAG GTGGTGATTCATCCCAGGATGAAGCTGAAGATGATGTTAAGCAAATTACT GTAAGATTCTCCCGCCCTGAGACTGAACAAGCTCGCCAACGCCGTGTTCAGTCCTATGAGTTCCTGCAGAAAAGACAAGCAGAAGAGCACTGGGTTCACCTGCATTATTATGGCTTGAAG GACAGCCGTTCTGAACATGAGCGCCAGTATTTATTTAGTCAAGGTCACGGCCTTGCTGAAAACACAGAGTTAATTAAATCTCCCAG tGAATATTTAATGATGCTGATGCCTCCAAGTGTAGAGGAAGAGAA TGACAAACCAGTGGCTCCAAGCAATGTGCTTTCTATGGCCCAGCTGAGAACTTTGCCCCTTGCTGACCAGATTAAGATCCTGATGAAGAATG TGAAGGTCATGCCGTTTGCAAATCTGATGAGCTTGCTGGGCTCTGGGACCGACTCTACGGCAGTTCTCCGCTGCATACAGCAGGTGGCAATGCTGGTTCAGGGAAACTGGGTGGTGAAGAG TGATGTCCTCTACCCAAAAGATACTTCTAGTCCACATAGTGGAGTCCCTGCAGAGGTGCTCTGTAGAGGGAGAGACTTTGTT ATGTGGAAGTTCACACAGGACCGCTGGGTTGTGAGAAAGGAAGTGGCAGCAGTAACAAAa ctttgCCCAGAAGATGTGAAAGACTTCCTAGAGCACATGTCTGTGGCAAGAATAAACAAAGGTTGGGAGTTCATGCTCCCTTATGATGAAGACTTTGTTAAGAAGCACCCAGACATAGTTCAGAGGCAACATATGCTATGGATGGGCATCCAGGCCAA ATTAGAAAAGGTATATAATCTCTTAAAGGAGCACTTGACACCAAAGAAACAAGAGACACAATCAG CTCATCCATCGCTAGTTTCTGGGGAGCAAAGGGTCAACATGGCTAAAGCAAAAGTCAAGCAGAACTATGGGCAGCTGGAGAAGGAGTTCCAGAAGCAAAAGGCAGAGATGAAATCCAATGACACCTCAGCCAAGGTGGATGTTTCCAATATCCGCATTAAAGAGGAGCCTGTGAGTGACGAGGAGCCGATGGACACCTCTGCTTACGAGGGCATGAACAACGGCATTGCCAACGGCCTCCATGCAGAGGAGGACTCCAGGGACTCTTTGAATGGCCACTTGCCTGGAGGCTGCATTGACCTGGTAGCCCAGGAACTGAAGGAGTTTGTGTCCTCAACATTTAAGAAACAATTTGTACTCACCCTGAGTGAGCTGAAACGGTTATTTAACCTTCACTTAGCTGGCCTGCCTCCAGGACACACGTTGTTCAGTGGCATTTCGGACAAAATGTTACAGGACATGGTGTTGGACACTGGCTGCAAACAGATTTTGGTGCCT CCTGTCGTTCTCAGTTTCCTCCACAGACTGCTGCTTCACCAGATGAGCTAA